The genomic window TAGGGTTCTGAGGGTTAGGATGAACTTTGGTGAAAACCCTAAGTGTGGGGCGGCAGAGATCATTCCAGTCTGCGCTTCTGCCTGTGTCCTCTCCCCCCCCCAAATCAGCCGTTGACTCTGAAATGTCATCTAGGTGACATTCCTCCACCTTTTCACTTACTAAATCCCGTCATGGCTCCCCGAAGATCTCCCCTGACAAGTTGGATCAGGTGATGTTGTGTTCAGGTTGGTGCATTAGGGGCAGAGCTAATGGGACGTGAATGCCAAGCCTGATGCATAGAATCTGACAGAGGGAATTTGCGAAGTAATGCACTCGCTGCTTAACCATCGCAGGCCCACAGTCCTAGAGGGAGCAGCTAGAGGTGAAATGCAGGGATGCCCCTTGAGAGACGGAGGAGGAAGTAGCTCATTAAAGGAGCAGGATCAAGGTTATGAAAATTTGAAACGCAAACTTCTTAGACTGGTCACCATAATGAACGGGGAAGGCTACAAGCTAAACGCACAGGTGTACACCTGCATAGGCAGGCCACTGGGCTTGTTTTGTTCCATCTGTCAACATCATGACAGCTCTGACCCAGCGCCAGGATGACGCCTGTGTTACAGACAGGGCAGTGGGAGCTCTGGTAGGTAACTCACTTTCCCGTGGCTGTCCTGGGCACGTGGTTACATCTGcgtgtctttctgtgtctttctgtgtgcCAGCTGTGcaagaagaaaggcagaggagTCGGGAGCGTGCTGAGAGTGAGGCAGAATGTGCCAGTGGTGGCCATGAAGACATGCCTGTGGAGAGGATTCTAGAAGCTGAACTTGCTGTTGAACCAAAGACAGAATCCTATGGTGATATGAACATGGAGAACTCGGTATGTGGTCTTAGGGCTCCGTCCACCTCCCAGTGCTTGGCAGGGCTGGAGATGGGAAAGGGGTGCACTGGAGTCCCGGAACCTACCCCTCACAGTActttggtgtttttgtttctttttttaagacgaATGACCCTGTCACCAACATATGCCATGCTGCTGATAAGCAGCTTTTCACCCTTGTTGAATGGGCCAAGCGCATCCCCCACTTCTCCGACCTCACCTTGGAGGACCAGGTCATTCTGCTCCGGGCAGGTAAAGGACATCgaggtttgttttttcttgggGCCATCACTTGGGCTGCCATTTTGAAATTACCCTTGGGATCCGAAGTCAAGTCAGCGGAGGAAGCTGCGACCCATCTGAGCCTTGCGCCAGGCTGGTAACAGGATAACCCTACTCAGTTACTCTTTTTGTATTAATATCAGGCGCTTACATCTGAGTGGCCCCTCCTCCACAACTTTTTTCCCAAATGAAACATTGTTAATGGAGGGTGGGGCTCTTCTTCTGTGCAAATTTTGCCatggttttattatttgcatttaatgTTCCGAGACCGCTAAGTCCATTTCTTCAAGGGTGGTACAAAGCAGTGCCCCCTTATTACTATACTGTAGGAGCTAGAGggattcccatttcacagaggcgAGGAAAGACACCGGAGAGTGCCCGCTCAAGTTCATTTATCCAGGATCCCTTCCTCTGCTAAGGTTCTGTGTGCCGCATCCTGTCTTGGCTTCCATTTCCGGGACGTTGGGCATGTGGCCCGTTCCCACTCCCCCCCTTGGCCATGGGACCAACAGGGAGGTTTCATGAAGACCAGCTGAGCCTTGGGAGCCAGACCCTCATCTCATCCCCGTTAGATAATGCGCAGTCTCTGAGCGTTGACTGAAAGCTCCGTGCTTGCTGGGTGCCGCCAGACACTAAGGTGATCCAGCCGGGCTGTCAGGTCCTGGGGGCAGAGGCTTTGAGGTCTCCCTTACCCACCCTGGCAGCTAACATGCTGACGATTACCTGCTTGATGTTCAGCCCATATGTGTTGATCGGGGGTGGAAAGAGTCCTTATCCTCAAGCTGCCATTCTGAGCTGTGCTGGGGAGGTGATGGGGGAGGTGCAGGGCCCTGAGTCAGGGACCCCCAGTCTCACCCTGTTTCTTCACTAATTAGCTGAGTGGTCCCGAGCTGGCTTTTAGCCCCTGCGCGTTTCTGATGCTGCTTCTGTTCCACGCGGGTCACAGTACAGGCCTCGAGTGATCATCAGTGAAGCACGAATGTGGTCAGTTTTCCCTCAAGGCCTCTTTCTTCTCCACGCAGGGTGGAACGAGCTGCTGATTGCCTCCTTCTCCCACCGCTCCGTCTCGGTGCAGGATGGCATCCTCCTGGCCACTGGTTTGCACGTCCACCGGAGCAGTGCCCACAGTGCCGGAGTCGGCTCCATCTTTGACAGGTGGCTGTCCTCTGCTTCCAGTGCtcgtgtgtgcgcgcacgtgtgtgtgcacgagtATGTGCGTGAGTGTGTGGGCCTGGGGGTAGCGCTGGTGTGTAGGACGGACCACCCACACAGCAGCGCGGGGCAAAGAGGAGAGACCGTGAAACACACAAGAGCAGACCCTAGGGGACGTGGCTGGTGTATTCAAGAAGGTTTgaagggcggtgggggggagccGGTCGGGGGGTGGCTGAACTGCTGATCCTAGGGGGCCGGGATGGGCAAGCGCAGCCAGGATCTGATTGGGAGGCAGGAGAGATGAGCTGAGGTTTTTACCTGACCCTGTGGCAGGGTCTCTGGGGAAGGTCTGAGCAGGAGCAGACCCACCTCGGCCAGGCAGCAGCAGCCTCTGCCTGGATGCTCTGCCTTAAGTGGTGTGGAAGGAAAATGAAGGCATGTGATTTAAAGACATGAGTGACATGAGTGGGGGTGAGTGACTTGGGACAAAGGGACGGAGAGCTGGTAAAGAGGAGGCTAGGGTTGGAACAGCCTCTCTGTCCAGTGCCAGGGCCCCGTGGCCTCTTTCCACTTCCCTGAAGAGTGATCTTCCAGGTCACGTGCCCGTCTACGCAAGAGGTCTCTActccctccctgtcctttccCCCTGCATGTTCCACGCTGAGACCAGTATGGTTTTTGGCCGGCTCAGCCCTCTTCGTGGTCCCTGGAGATTCCTACCCTGTCTCTGGAGTCTGCCCTCTGCCATCTTCCTCCAGACACGCCACACCCTCATCCTGCTTTGCCTCTTGCATTTCTAAATCGTCTAGGCTGCCTTCCCAGCCCTACCCGCCAGAGTGTCCAGCCGTCTCCCTGCTGTCCCCTGGGTGTTCCCTTGGATTTGACTCTTGGCCGTTGTTGGCTTGGTGTTGCTACCTATTGCTTCCACGTCTGTTTTTTTCAATgaaactgtgagctccttgagatCAGGGCCTGCATCCTATTCACCTCCGAGCCCCTAGTACCTGGTGCGTCATTTGGAAATTGGGGTGGGCACATAAGGGGCCTTGGCTGCATTCATTGGATCAGCCCTTGGCCTGGGACTCATGGTTTTCTCATCGCCTCTCATTGTTTCCTGTGAACAGAGTCCTGACTGAGCTGGTCTCCAAAATGAAAGACATGCAGATGGACAAGTCAGAGTTGGGGTGCCTGCGAGCCATCGTGCTGTTTAACCCAGGTGACTGTGCAGGGGTTCGTCCTCCTCCGTGCTCGGCCTCCGTGCTCTGTTGTCCTCCGCTCCTCTA from Lutra lutra chromosome 15, mLutLut1.2, whole genome shotgun sequence includes these protein-coding regions:
- the RXRG gene encoding retinoic acid receptor RXR-gamma isoform X6, translating into MNYPSTSPGSLVKHICAICGDRSSGKHYGVYSCEGCKGFFKRTIRKDLMYTCRDNKDCLIDKRQRNRCQYCRYQKCLVMGMKREAVQEERQRSRERAESEAECASGGHEDMPVERILEAELAVEPKTESYGDMNMENSTNDPVTNICHAADKQLFTLVEWAKRIPHFSDLTLEDQVILLRAGWNELLIASFSHRSVSVQDGILLATGLHVHRSSAHSAGVGSIFDRVLTELVSKMKDMQMDKSELGCLRAIVLFNPDAKGLSNPSEVETLREKVYATLEAYTKQKYPEQPGRFAKLLLRLPALRSIGLKCLEHLFFFKLIGDTPIDTFLMEMLETPLQIT